A window of Gemmatimonadota bacterium contains these coding sequences:
- a CDS encoding divalent metal cation transporter, translating into MKLNFFQMIALMGPGIAVAATGVGAGDMISATNAGANFGTVLLWALVWGAVLKFALNEGVGRWQLATGTTLLEGWVERLGRPVQYFFLLYLLIWSFLVGGGLLSASGIAGHTVFPGLSVAQWGIIHALAACVMVWAGRFGFFLTVMKVLVGLMFVSFLISAWALRPDIGDILRGIALPTAPSGSVVAVLSVLGGVGGSLSVMCYGYWIREAGREGGEWLRGIRIDLGGAYLLTGFFGVAVMILGAQIRPEAVGIDIVLGMADRLETALGPFGRWSLYLGFWAAVITSVLGVWQGIPYLFADFMALFKRASSEDRAAMVRTDSRYYRGFLLFLTFPTMALLLFDRPVSIVIIYTVVGAFFMPFLAGTLLYMNSKRDWVGNLKTGWLLNVLLVLALVLFLYLGVIQLIDALG; encoded by the coding sequence TTGAAACTGAACTTCTTCCAGATGATCGCCCTGATGGGACCGGGGATCGCCGTTGCGGCCACGGGCGTCGGCGCCGGGGACATGATTTCGGCCACCAATGCCGGCGCGAATTTCGGTACGGTGCTGCTGTGGGCCCTCGTCTGGGGCGCTGTGCTCAAGTTCGCCCTGAACGAAGGGGTCGGACGCTGGCAGCTAGCGACGGGCACCACGCTCCTGGAAGGCTGGGTGGAGCGCCTCGGCAGACCCGTTCAGTATTTCTTCCTGCTCTATCTCCTCATCTGGTCCTTCCTGGTCGGCGGCGGGTTGCTTTCGGCCTCCGGCATCGCCGGCCACACGGTTTTCCCAGGCCTCTCGGTCGCGCAGTGGGGAATTATACACGCCCTGGCCGCGTGCGTCATGGTCTGGGCAGGCCGTTTCGGGTTCTTCCTGACCGTCATGAAAGTGCTCGTCGGCCTGATGTTCGTGAGCTTCCTGATCAGCGCCTGGGCCCTTCGCCCCGACATCGGCGACATCCTGCGCGGCATCGCCCTGCCGACTGCGCCGTCGGGTTCGGTGGTCGCCGTGCTGAGCGTCCTGGGAGGCGTGGGCGGCAGCCTGTCGGTCATGTGCTACGGGTACTGGATCCGGGAAGCCGGGCGCGAAGGCGGCGAATGGCTCAGGGGCATTCGGATCGATCTAGGCGGCGCCTATCTCCTGACGGGATTCTTCGGCGTAGCCGTCATGATCCTCGGCGCGCAGATCCGTCCCGAGGCCGTGGGCATCGATATCGTCCTGGGCATGGCGGACCGGCTGGAAACGGCGCTGGGCCCCTTCGGGCGGTGGTCCCTCTACCTGGGTTTCTGGGCCGCGGTCATCACCTCAGTGCTGGGCGTCTGGCAGGGGATACCCTACCTGTTCGCCGACTTCATGGCGCTGTTCAAAAGAGCTTCCAGCGAGGACCGCGCGGCCATGGTCCGGACCGACTCACGGTACTACCGCGGGTTCCTGCTGTTCCTGACCTTTCCGACCATGGCCCTGCTGCTATTCGACCGGCCGGTATCCATCGTCATCATCTACACGGTGGTCGGCGCCTTCTTCATGCCGTTCCTGGCCGGCACCCTGCTGTACATGAACTCGAAACGGGATTGGGTCGGAAACCTGAAGACGGGGTGGTTGTTGAACGTACTTCTGGTCCTCGCGCTGGTCCTCTTCCTGTATCTCGGCGTCATTCAGTTGATCGACGCGCTGGGTTGA
- a CDS encoding Gfo/Idh/MocA family oxidoreductase produces the protein MASPIGIGIIGMGWMGMVHGRAYHQVRQRFPESGLVPDLVVCADDVTARCEQARNMLGFTRTTTDWREVMDDPEVSVVNITVPNHLHLDMVRAAAKAGKHVFCEKPVGRSPAETAEIARAATEAGVLTWVGYNYRWAPLVQHTRTLVADGTLGDITHYRGRFLAGYASHPDGVLSWRFRSEDAGSGALGDLMSHVVDMAHMLAGPIRRVVGQQALIIEDRPVAPAGDGTHFSVGTGGQREPVTNEDYAGALVEFERGARGSFEVDRVIQGTKCQMAFEIHGTKGAIRWDFERMNELQLYAVDGPHDGFVTLQSGPAYPGHVHFNPGPAVGLGYDDLKAIETFHFLQSIAAGRQGEPGFNEARAVAEVLAAVERSWSSDRWESVQESD, from the coding sequence ATGGCCTCGCCGATCGGCATCGGCATTATCGGTATGGGGTGGATGGGCATGGTCCACGGCCGGGCCTACCACCAGGTCCGGCAGCGCTTTCCTGAAAGCGGGCTGGTACCGGATCTGGTCGTCTGCGCGGACGACGTGACTGCGCGGTGCGAGCAAGCCCGGAACATGCTGGGATTTACCAGGACCACGACGGACTGGCGCGAAGTGATGGACGACCCCGAAGTGTCCGTGGTCAACATCACCGTGCCGAATCATCTACACCTGGACATGGTCCGTGCCGCGGCGAAGGCGGGCAAGCATGTATTCTGCGAGAAACCCGTGGGGCGCTCTCCCGCGGAAACGGCCGAAATCGCCCGGGCGGCCACCGAAGCCGGCGTGCTGACCTGGGTGGGTTACAACTACCGGTGGGCGCCGCTGGTGCAGCATACGCGAACGCTTGTCGCCGATGGCACGCTGGGCGACATCACCCACTATCGCGGCCGCTTTTTAGCAGGCTACGCGAGTCACCCCGACGGCGTGCTCTCGTGGCGCTTTCGAAGTGAGGATGCCGGAAGCGGCGCCCTGGGCGACCTCATGTCCCATGTAGTCGACATGGCCCACATGCTCGCGGGACCCATCAGGCGCGTAGTCGGGCAGCAGGCGCTGATCATCGAAGACCGGCCCGTCGCGCCGGCCGGCGACGGCACGCACTTTTCCGTTGGGACCGGCGGGCAACGCGAACCCGTGACGAATGAAGACTACGCCGGGGCGCTGGTGGAGTTCGAGCGCGGCGCCCGGGGTTCCTTCGAAGTCGACCGCGTGATCCAGGGGACGAAATGCCAGATGGCCTTCGAGATTCACGGCACCAAGGGCGCAATCCGGTGGGACTTCGAACGCATGAACGAATTGCAGTTGTACGCGGTCGACGGACCGCACGACGGGTTCGTCACCCTGCAGAGCGGTCCGGCCTATCCGGGGCATGTCCACTTCAACCCCGGGCCGGCCGTGGGACTCGGATACGACGACCTCAAGGCGATCGAGACTTTTCACTTCCTGCAGTCCATCGCGGCGGGCAGACAGGGCGAACCCGGCTTCAATGAAGCGCGGGCCGTGGCCGAGGTGCTGGCCGCGGTGGAGCGCTCCTGGTCGTCCGACCGATGGGAATCGGTGCAGGAAAGCGACTGA
- the iolD gene encoding 3D-(3,5/4)-trihydroxycyclohexane-1,2-dione acylhydrolase (decyclizing) yields the protein MAYPHDKVRLTTAQAVVKYLSVQYSERDGVERRFIPAIFGIFGHGNVAGLGQALFEYGQDLTYHQPCNEQSMVHTASGYAKVNHRMATIACTASIGPGSTNMLSGAATATINRLPVLLLPSDYYATRYQGPVLQELEHPVSAEVSVNDCFRPVSRFFDRVNRPEQLLTALPEAMRVLTDPADTGTVTISMPQDVQAHAYDYPAHFFEKRVWRVERRPPTRARIAEAIEMLKGAKQPMIIAGGGVHYSEAWDALAAFAESCGIPVGETFGGKGAMRESSDWVIGGFGVTGTPAGAKIAAEADLVIAVGTRLTDFSTGSQSAFTNPDVRFIGINVAGHDAYKQGALPVTADAREALTALAEAAREAGIRADGTYKAEIGRHMDAYRKSLNEEVYVDHPGEAMSQARLIQTLNGEAREGDCVIAAAGSPPGDLHRLWDVTGGAACYLEFGYSCMGWELPAGLGTRMAGKHDEIYVYIGDGTYLMNPTELMTAMQEGLKVTVVISENHGYQIIRALQMGRAGRSFGNEFRGRDAGSNRLEGEYLEIDFAANAESFGARAWHVKSPDELRQALREARSETRACVIVCETEKHRYLPPSDVWWDIASAEATNDPMTRKLREGYEAERRTSQRFHY from the coding sequence ATGGCATATCCCCACGATAAGGTCCGCCTGACCACGGCGCAGGCGGTGGTCAAATACCTGTCCGTGCAGTACAGCGAGCGCGACGGTGTGGAGCGTCGCTTCATCCCCGCCATATTCGGCATATTCGGTCATGGGAACGTGGCCGGGCTGGGCCAGGCCCTTTTCGAATACGGACAGGACCTGACCTACCACCAGCCCTGCAACGAGCAGTCCATGGTGCACACCGCCTCGGGTTACGCCAAGGTGAACCACCGCATGGCCACTATCGCGTGCACGGCGTCGATCGGACCGGGTTCGACCAACATGCTGTCCGGCGCGGCCACGGCCACGATCAACCGCCTGCCCGTGCTCCTGCTGCCGTCCGACTACTACGCCACCCGGTACCAGGGCCCGGTGCTGCAGGAACTCGAGCACCCGGTGTCCGCCGAGGTGAGCGTCAACGACTGCTTCCGCCCGGTCAGTCGTTTCTTCGACCGGGTCAACCGGCCCGAACAACTGCTGACCGCCCTGCCGGAAGCCATGCGCGTGCTCACCGATCCGGCGGATACGGGCACGGTGACGATCTCGATGCCCCAGGACGTGCAGGCCCACGCCTACGACTACCCGGCCCACTTCTTCGAGAAACGGGTCTGGCGCGTGGAGCGCAGGCCGCCGACGAGAGCGCGCATCGCGGAGGCGATCGAGATGCTCAAAGGGGCGAAGCAGCCGATGATCATCGCCGGTGGCGGCGTCCACTACTCGGAAGCCTGGGACGCCCTCGCGGCCTTCGCAGAGTCCTGCGGCATCCCCGTGGGAGAGACCTTCGGCGGCAAGGGCGCCATGCGCGAGTCATCGGACTGGGTGATCGGCGGGTTCGGCGTGACCGGCACGCCGGCGGGCGCGAAAATCGCCGCCGAGGCCGACCTGGTCATCGCCGTGGGGACGCGGCTGACCGATTTCTCCACGGGCTCGCAGTCGGCCTTTACGAATCCCGACGTCCGGTTCATCGGCATCAACGTGGCCGGACACGACGCCTACAAGCAGGGCGCCCTGCCGGTCACGGCCGACGCCCGGGAAGCGCTGACCGCCCTGGCCGAAGCCGCACGGGAGGCCGGCATCCGGGCCGACGGGACCTACAAAGCGGAAATTGGCCGCCACATGGACGCCTACCGTAAGTCGCTGAATGAAGAAGTGTACGTCGATCATCCCGGCGAGGCCATGAGTCAGGCCCGACTCATCCAGACCCTGAACGGCGAAGCCCGGGAAGGCGACTGCGTCATTGCCGCCGCCGGCAGCCCACCGGGCGACCTGCACCGGCTGTGGGACGTGACGGGCGGCGCGGCCTGCTACCTGGAATTCGGCTATTCGTGCATGGGGTGGGAACTTCCGGCCGGGCTGGGCACCCGCATGGCCGGGAAGCACGACGAGATCTACGTCTACATTGGCGACGGGACCTACCTGATGAATCCCACCGAACTCATGACCGCCATGCAGGAGGGCCTCAAGGTGACCGTCGTCATCTCGGAGAACCACGGTTACCAGATCATCCGGGCCCTGCAGATGGGCCGGGCGGGCCGGTCGTTCGGCAACGAATTCCGTGGACGGGACGCCGGTTCGAACCGTCTCGAAGGCGAGTACCTGGAGATCGATTTCGCCGCCAACGCCGAGAGTTTCGGCGCGCGGGCGTGGCACGTGAAGTCGCCGGACGAGTTGCGACAGGCGCTCAGGGAAGCCCGTTCGGAGACGCGGGCCTGCGTGATCGTGTGCGAGACCGAGAAACACCGCTACCTGCCGCCATCCGACGTGTGGTGGGACATCGCGTCCGCCGAGGCGACCAACGATCCCATGACGCGGAAGCTGCGCGAGGGATACGAGGCCGAACGGCGCACGAGCCAGCGGTTTCACTACTAG